One region of Salvelinus namaycush isolate Seneca chromosome 3, SaNama_1.0, whole genome shotgun sequence genomic DNA includes:
- the LOC120044406 gene encoding prenylcysteine oxidase-like, whose translation MHWCLPFRFLLTLLSSILALGDSGFAQLDGAPPSKIAIVGAGIGGTATAHFLRQHFGPEVHIDVFEKGTVGGRLATVTVNHQDYESGGSIIHSLNLHMQDFVKQLGLKYRKNVAGKTAVFNGEEFILEETDWYLLDLFRLWWRYGISFIRLQMWVEEIMEKFMRIYKYQAHGYAFSSVEELLHSLSGSGFLNMTRCSLSESLLELGVSQRFIDEVIAPVMRVNYGQNISIPAFVGAVSLAGAQANLWAVEGGNKLVCSGLLKLAKANLIQAQVTTISPHAAGESTQYQLNYATLTEKGSEFYDIVVVATPLQSSVGSGISFQGFEPPLPDMAGSYHHTVASIVHGYLNCSYFGFPDPKLFPFASVLTTDSPGLFFNSAASICPVNISTGFRRKQPQEAGVYKVFSPQPLDKPALKTLFRSYYSVQVTDWQAYPHYGSTQDLPPVVLHDSLYYLNGIEWAGSAMEMSSVAAKNIALLAYHRWSRQLEMVDQKDLMHKIKTEL comes from the exons ATGCACTGGTGTCTTCCTTTCCGATTTCTTCTAACATTACTATCGTCAATCTTGGCACTAGGAGACTCTGGATTTGCACAACTTGATGGTGCTCCACCTTCAAAAATAG CCATTGTAGGCGCTGGGATAGGCGGGACCGCCACAGCACATTTTCTAAGGCAGCACTTCGGGCCAGAAGTGCACATTGATGTGTTCGAGAAGGGGACAGTCGGAGGGCGCCTGGCCACAGTCACCGTGAACCATCAGGACTATGAGTCCGGGGGCTCCATTATCCATTCCCTAAACCTGCACATGCAGGACTTTGTCAAGCAACTGG GTCTTAAGTATCGTAAGAATGTGGCAGGGAAGACGGCTGTGTTTAACGGGGAGGAGTTCATCCTGGAGGAGACTGACTGGTACCTGCTGGATCTGTTCCGCCTGTGGTGGCGCTACGGCATCAGCTTCATCCGCCTGCAGATGTGGGTGGAGGAGATCATGGAGAAGTTCATGAG GATTTATAAGTACCAGGCCCATGGCTATGCCTTCAGTTCAGTGGAGGAGCTGCTGCACTCCCTGAGCGGGTCAGGGTTCCTGAATATgactcgctgctctctctctgagtctctgcTGGAGCTGGGCGTGTCACAACGCTTCATTGACGAAGTCATCGCCCCCGTCATGAGGGTCAATTACGGACAGAATATCAGCATCCCAGCTTTTGTTG GTGCCGTgtcattggcaggtgcacaggccAACCTGTGGGCAGTGGAGGGAGGGAACAAGCTGGTCTGCTCTGGGCTGTTAAAACTGGCTAAGGCCAACCTTATCCAGGCCCAGGTCACAACCATCTCCCCCCATGCAGCTG GAGAGTCTACCCAGTACCAGCTCAACTATGCCACTCTGACTGAGAAAGGATCTGAGTTCTATGACATTGTGGTGGTGGCGACTCCCCTGCAGTCCAGTGTGGGCTCAGGTATCTCCTTCCAGGGCTTTGAGCCTCCGCTGCCTGATATGGCTGGTTCCTACCAccacacagtggcctccatcgttcacGGCTACCTCAACTGCTCCTACTTTGGCTTCCCAGACCCCAAGCTCTTCCCCTTTGCTAGTGTTCTCACCACAGACTCACCAGGACTCTTCTTCAACAGTGCTGCTAGCATCTGTCCCGTCAACATCAGCACTGGATTCCGCCGCAAGCAGCCCCAGGAGGCTGGTGTTTACAAGGTATTCTCCCCCCAACCCTTAGATAAGCCAGCGCTGAAGACACTGTTCAGGTCCTACTACTCTGTGCAGGTGACAGACTGGCAGGCTTACCCACATTATGGGAGCACCCAGGACCTGCCGCCAGTTGTCCTTCATGACAGCCTGTACTACCTCAATGGCATTGAGTGGGCCGGCAGCGCCATGGAAATGAGCTCAGTGGCAGCCAAAAACATTGCTCTGCTGGCCTACCACCGCTGGAGCAGGCAGCTGGAGATGGTCGACCAGAAAGACCTAATGCACAAGATCAAGACTGAGCTGTGA